The nucleotide window GAGAAATGCAAAGTCAGTCTCGGCCCTTTCAGTAGAGCTTTGGTTTAGTGACTCTCAGCATGGATTACCTGTtgccatattttttttaactgctttatTTTAATCTTAGAAGTTCCAACGTCTAACTTTCTGTACCaaatgatttctttcaaaattagaagtAACAGAAATGAACGAAAtcgtctgggcatggtggctcacacctgtaatcccagcacttcgggagggcgaggtgggcggatcatctgaggtcaggagttcaagaccagcctggccaacatggtgaaacctcatctatgctaaagatacaaaaattagctgggcgtggtggcagactcctgtaatctcagctactcgggaggctgaggcaggagaattgcttgaacctggggaggcagaggttgcagtgagcccagattgtgctgctgctgcactccggcctaggtgacagaccgagactctgtctaaaagaaaaaaaaagagaaaagaaagaaagaaaggaatgaaataatttaaactgTGTGCTCATTGCTTTCTCTTAGTAAAAAGCTCCTCTGGCAAATAGGAAGATGAAATGTTGAGAGGCAGAGGATACTCGAAATACTGAATTTCTTCCTTATTCCCTCAACTTCTGAGCTACCCCAGGTGGCACCATCCTTGTAACCCAGGTGTGTAACATTACCGGGCTGAGAGCTTTGCCCCATTGCCGGCTTCTCAGCGGAGTTCCTTCTACCCCCTCTCTGGTGCCTTCCTGCCTTACTGAATTTTGCTGGACTTGGCCTTTGCTTGTAGTACAGCTCCATGAACTCAGCTAGTAGGATTTCCTTATGAGTAAAAAGAAGAAGGTGAATGAATAGCATACTACTCCATGGTGCTGTTGAGATCACATATTGTATGTAATATATTTGTGAGTAGGATTGTGCTTGATACCTAGGAAACAGTTAATAGATGTTATAGGCAAGGTCTTCACCCATATGGTCTTGGGAAATAATGAGATAATCCTGCCTTTTCAGGGTTCAGGTGGGTCCTATGAGCCTCCCTCTGATACCTCAATATAACCAGTAGAGGTAAATTAGCAAAACGCCAGGGGCGTTTGTtaactttatttgaaaaacaaactggATTGAGACATATTTTCTTACTTATAACTTGATTATGTGTGTTCATTTTTGACCCAGAAACAAATCGCAGCTGGGCATAAAACAAAGACTAGAATGTGGCCTTAACTGTGTGTCAGAGAAGCCAATTTTAGTAACTCAGATTTTAGGTTTGTAACCCAACATGACTTTAAACCTCTGGGGATTGCTGTATAGAATTTCATGCTGTGGGTGTCGGAAAGCAGCACCCATATTATACTTACAGTACCCCCTATGTTTGCACGTTATCTTAGCGTCTGTAATTTCTAAGTTGGTGTATTGGTTTCTATTACTGGATTGAGAGAAGATCCTAAAGGCAGACTTGTTAGGTTTCCTGTTTCTTATTTAGCTCAACCTAAGGGACCCAAATGTATCTTGAAATATCGGAGCTGAAATTATATTTGGTATAGGCCATTCGTGCATCTGACAAGAATTCCATGGAAGAGTTATAAACTACAGTTTAAAATACTGATCCAgtttatgtctttatattttcatgtactGCTGTGTGATTGCTTAGAAGATGAAAgtatatttaattgtatttttcgCCACATatgtttgtttctccttttgaGGGAGAAATAATCAAAAGTTAAATCCAATAGAGCCTGTCTGAAGCAGGTTATGACTAATTGCCCCTCCCTTTTCTAAAAAGAAGGACATGTAAGAAtcttagctaaaaaaaaaaaaaagacctttctTGAGAATATGAATAGTATTTTAGTCAAATTTCAGtttattgcttttctctttccccaacTACTGAAGTCATTCCAGATAAATTAGCATATAGAGTGGTGAGAAAAATTTTGACTGAAGAATCATTTTCTTCCACCTAAAACTCGACTTTTAATAAGATAAATGTAGGTTATTTCACTGTCATGAATCTTGATTCCAAGGAGGTAATAAATAAACAGCAAATCTTTCTCTTCTAAATGAGGGATGTCTACATTTGCAAAGCTGGCAAAGGAGTTATGTACAGTTCTGCCAGTGGACCTGACCTGGGCAAAACCAGGTGGTCCGCCCTGCTCTTTCTAACCTCCCTTGGGGTCTACGGTGAGGCTGACGCCTTCTCCTGGGCTCTTCTCATTTGTGGGACTAACGAGGATAGTATAATGTGATTTCTGCCATGCTTCATCCAGGAAAAGCAACCAATTTTCTTTGCAAAAGCAACATTTCAGCGGGTTTTCACTGATGTGTGGTGACAGAAAAATggacttgaaggaaaaaaaaaaggacaccaaGAGCCTGTTTAGCTATGGCCATGGTTCTGgaagaaatttattatttataatttattatttatctggTTTAATGCTTGGTTTTCAGTGGAGAGAAATTCAAGATTCAAATACAAATAGGGTTTCTTGTGCCAGAATGAAAGCAGCAGCCTCAAAATGGTTGTTAATGACCATTGAACGTGCATTTATAGTTTGAATTCTAACCAGGAAATTGATAATGAAGAACAATTTTATGTTACTAcggagctatttttttttttaagctgaaaatACCTTGAAATGAATTGATGTCAGACACAGCCAGCAGGAGACACTGGCATTTTCATAACTGCCCCTGCTTGGTAAGAAGATAGACTGAATCCTGTTTACGTGTTTGAAGATGTGTTTGCTgatacaaaacacacacatatgtagcAGAGAGAGATTGTAGTTTGAGATTATTTTCTAGAAATCTGTGATTTGTGCTTTATTACAGCTCTGCAGTTTCTCCAGCAAGCATTTTAAAATTGCGACGCCTTTCTGTAGCTCTAGCCTGGGTCTAAGATGGCTGCCCCTGCCATGCTGCACACGCCTGTTCCAGGCTTGGTGTTTGCATCAGACATGGGATGGCAGATGAGAAACAGATAGTGCTCCTCCTCTCAAGGGTTGACAAGCTTTGCCTCTAATCACTGATTCTTTGATCTCAGCTTATTATTCCCTCAACTGGCTATGATTAGAAGCTCCACAACTGAGCTCCTTAATTTCTTgacatattgttttaaaaactcatttaaaattatGGCAGAACCCACTTAACTGAGCTCCTTAAtgtttttgagttttaattttttttactttcaattgTGTAATAACAgtgtaatataataatttaactgattacccgggcatggtgggtgtacctgtgggcccagctgtgtgggaggctgaggcgggaggatcccctgagcccaggaggtggaggctgcagtgagacgagatctcaccatggcactccagcctgggtaacacagcgagaccctgtctcaaaagtaaatacatgaataaattgaATTTAACTGTGCGTAACTGCAGTTTACCATGCCACCCCTTTGGGGTGTGCAGTGCAGCAGGCCCAGAACCCCATGCTTTGCAAAATGTAGCTTTTTGTGGTCCCCACACTTGTGTAGTAacccctgttttgttttgttttgtgtttgcttCCAGAACTCCAAGATGGGAGGCAAGCTCAGCAAGAAGAAGAAGGGCTACAATGTGAACGACGAGAAAGCCAAGGACAAAGACAAGAAGGCTGAGGGCGCAGCGACGGAAGAGGAGGGAACCCCGAAGGAGAGCGAGCCCCAGGCGGCCGCGGAGCCCGccgaggccaaggagggcaaGGAGAAGCCCGACCAGGACGCCGAGGGCAAGGCCGAGGAGAAGGAGGGCGAGAAGGACGCGGCGGCCGCCAAGGAGGAGGCGCCGAAGGCGGAGCCCGAGAAGACGGAGGGCGCGGCGGAGGCCAAGGCTGAGCCCCCGAAGGCGCCCGAGCAGGAGCAGGCGGCCCCCGGCCCCGCTGCGGGCGGCGAGGCCCCCAAAGCTGCCGAGGCCGCCGCGGCCCCGGCCGAGAGCGCAGCCCCTGCTGCCGGGGAGGAGCCCAGCAAGGAGGAAGGGGAACCCAAAAAGACTGAGGCGCCCGCAGCTCCTGCCGCCCAGGAGACCAAAAGTGACGGGGCCCCCGCTTCAGACTCAAAACCCGGCAGCTCGGAGGCT belongs to Theropithecus gelada isolate Dixy chromosome 6, Tgel_1.0, whole genome shotgun sequence and includes:
- the BASP1 gene encoding brain acid soluble protein 1: MGGKLSKKKKGYNVNDEKAKDKDKKAEGAATEEEGTPKESEPQAAAEPAEAKEGKEKPDQDAEGKAEEKEGEKDAAAAKEEAPKAEPEKTEGAAEAKAEPPKAPEQEQAAPGPAAGGEAPKAAEAAAAPAESAAPAAGEEPSKEEGEPKKTEAPAAPAAQETKSDGAPASDSKPGSSEAAPSSKETPAATEAPSSTPKAQAPAASAEEPKPVEAPAANSDQTVAVKE